A part of Leishmania panamensis strain MHOM/PA/94/PSC-1 chromosome 34 sequence genomic DNA contains:
- a CDS encoding pyruvate kinase, putative (TriTrypDB/GeneDB-style sysID: LpmP.34.0010) gives MSQLAHNLTLSIFEPLANYRATRIVCTIGPSTQSVEALKGLIQSGMSVARMNFSHGSHEYHQTTINNVRQAAAELGVNIAIALDTKGPEIRTGLFVGGVAVMEKDATCYVTTDPAFSDKGTKDKFYIDYANLPKVVSPGGYIYIDDGILILQVQSHEDEQTLKCTVTNAHTISDRRGVNLPGCDVDLPAVSPKDCADLQFGVEQGVDIIFASFIRSAEQVVEVRKALGAKGGDIMVICKIENHQGVQNIDSIIEESDGIMVARGDLGVEIPAEKVVVAQKILISKCNVAGKPVICATQMLESMTYNPRPTRAEVSDVANAVFNGADCVMLSGETAKGKYPNGVVQYMARICLEAQSAINEYVFFNSIKKLQPIPMSAEEAVCSSAVNSVYETKAKALVVLSNTGRSARLVAKYRPNCPIVCVTTRLQTCRQLNITQGVESVFFDTDRLGHDEGKEDRVATGVEFAKSRGFVQSGDSCVVVHADHKVKGYANQTRILLVD, from the coding sequence ATGTCGCAGCTAGCCCATAACCTGACGCTCTCGATCTTCGAGCCGCTGGCGAACTACCGGGCGACCCGGATCGTGTGCACCATCGGCCCCAGCACGCAGAgcgtggaggcgctgaaggGGCTGATTCAGAGTGGCATGTCTGTTGCGCGCATGAACTTCTCGCACGGGTCACACGAGTACCACCAGACGACGATCAACAACGTGCGCCaggccgctgcggagctCGGCGTGAATATCGCGATTGCGCTGGACACAAAGGGGCCAGAGATTCGGACGGGCCTGTTTGTTGGCGGTGTGGCTGTGATGGAGAAAGACGCGACGTGCTACGTGACGACGGACCCTGCGTTTTCGGACAAGGGCACCAAGGACAAGTTTTACATTGACTACGCGAACCTGCCGAAGGTGGTGAGCCCTGGCGGCTATATCTATATCGACGACGGCATCCTTATCTTGCAAGTGCAGAGCCACGAGGACGAGCAGACACTGAAGTGCACGGTGACGAACGCGCACACGATCTCTGACCGGCGCGGCGTGAACCTGCCGGGGTGTGACGTGGACCTGCCGGCTGTGTCGCCGAAGGACTGCGCGGACCTGCAGTTCGGCGTGGAGCAGGGCGTGGACATCATTTTCGCGTCGTTTATCCGGAGTGCGGAACAGGTGGTCGAGGTGCGGAAGGCGCTTGGAGCGAAGGGAGGCGACATCATGGTCATCTGCAAGATCGAGAACCACCAGGGCGTGCAGAACATCGACTCGATCatcgaggagagcgacggcATTATGGTTGCGCGCGGCGACCTCGGTGTTGAGATCCCagcggagaaggtggtggtcgcGCAGAAGATCTTGATCAGCAAGTGCAACGTTGCCGGCAAGCCGGTGATCTGTGCGACGCAGATGCTGGAGAGCATGACGTACAACCCCCGCCCTACGCGCGCGGAGGTGTCGGATGTTGCTAACGCCGTCTTCAACGGCGCGGATTGCGTGATGCTGTCTGGCGAGACGGCGAAGGGCAAGTATCCGAATGGTGTGGTCCAGTACATGGCGCGCATCTGTCTAGAGGCGCAGAGCGCCATTAACGAATACGTCTTCTTCAACAGCATCAAGAAGCTGCAGCCCATCCCGATGAGTGCGGAGGAGGCTGtttgcagcagtgccgtgAACTCCGTGTATGAGACCAAGGCGAAGGCATTGGTGGTGCTGAGCAACACGGGCCGCAGCGCTCGACTGGTGGCGAAGTACCGTCCGAACTGCCcgattgtgtgtgtgacgacGCGTCTGCAGACGTGCCGCCAGTTGAACATCACGCAAGGCGTGGAGAGTGTCTTCTTTGACACAGATAGGCTCGGGCACGatgaggggaaggaggatCGCGTGGCCACAGGTGTTGAATTCGCAAAGTCGAGAGGCTTTGTGCAAAGTGGTGACTCCTGCGTGGTGGTTCACGCCGATCATAAGGTCAAGGGCTACGCCAATCAGACGCGAATTCTCCTCGTTGACTAA
- a CDS encoding phosphatidylinositol-specific phospholipase-like protein (TriTrypDB/GeneDB-style sysID: LpmP.34.0020) produces MSLPLAGANISDLTVERSCTELAGKLKEKGMSLLRLTRNYKVKKVLISLSPMGDGLQYQPASVSHSSLLFTDMWAIRPLPSSHKIGSRAGLKHFQYCFQVESQFGWSWNLVCDTELERSTWVRFLEQRRRAFLDESRVNTVNASVARYWSIAALPGKTKLSFNEISMLVNTLLGRVSATEFDELFRQCDKDKDTCLDYEEFCEFFHYFNKAKAGRRIYESQTSDIASGMTAEEFTRFCIANDACTTMTPMRCASLFHLFSNGQSDRMSLNAFTAFLLHPHHNSIVEARQLRLSDSMDFPLSHYFINSSHNTYLTGNQLNSQSSCSMYRDVLLAGCRCVEVDCWDGPRGKPVVYHGHTMTTKIAFRDVVRMINDYAFQNSENDSEATWNPREFPVILSLEVHTSPEQTSQMACIMRRVFKERLFLSRLDVSLYTPAKLKGKILIKWRMNAAGVEDVKDTTGSGIEADCRTPLLTTLDLSACASIGTVKSTSWGAKEQPFNVQSYVEGEVARLEACAPVDFVRQNTRMLSRTYPAGTRIDSSNYDPMPVWRLGCQLVALNWQTRDQNFRVNEGFFAHQNGGCGYVLKPMYLHDVNSGCSAVPFTLALRLICGSHLGTTLDGVEATHLSLRVWAHGDTSPHETTYVPTAIYPEWNEEIEVHGRCKDTAVLCLSVVARTSRGGKQDVCTACLPVRVLRTGYHAMPLRHAKSGRPAEIASILCHLSFKTLAGSS; encoded by the coding sequence ATGTCGCTTCCTTTGGCAGGCGCGAACATATCGGACCTCACTGTGGAGCGTAGCTGCACGGAGCTTGCGGGTAAACtaaaagagaagggcatgTCTCTTCTACGCCTGACGCGCAACTACAAAGTGAAGAAGGTGctcatctccctctcccccatgGGTGACGGTCTTCAGTACCAGCCAGCGTCGGTGAGTCACAGTTCTCTTCTTTTTACTGATATGTGGGCCATTCGCCCCCTACCTTCGTCCCACAAAATCGGCAGCAGGGCGGGTCTCAAGCACTTTCAGTACTGCTTTCAAGTTGAATCACAATTTGGCTGGTCGTGGAATCTCGTGTGCGACACAGAGCTGGAGCGCAGCACCTGGGTCAGGTTTCtagagcagcgccgccgtgcctTTCTGGACGAGAGCCGCGTCAATACGGTAAATGCGTCTGTTGCGCGATACTGGTCCATCGCGGCACTGCCGGGAAAGACGAAGCTCTCTTTCAATGAGATATCGATGCTGGTCAATACGCTGCTTGGCCGCGTGTCCGCTACGGAGTTTGACGAGCTCTTTCGCCAGTGTGACAAAGACAAAGACACGTGCCTCGACTACGAGGAGTTTTGCGAGTTCTTCCATTACTTCAACAAGGCCAAGGCGGGGCGCCGTATCTACGAGAGTCAGACATCAGACATCGCATCTGGCATGACGGCAGAAGAGTTCACCCGCTTCTGCATCGCAAACGacgcctgcaccaccatGACGCCGATGCGTTGTGCGTCCTTATTCCATCTCTTTTCAAACGGGCAGTCAGACCGAATGTCGTTGAACGCCTTCACCGCCTTTTTGCTGCATCCGCACCACAACTCCATCGTTGAGGCGCGCCAACTTCGCTTGAGCGACTCGATGGATTTCCCCTTGTCACACTACTTTATCAACAGCTCTCACAACACTTATCTCACCGGCAATCAGCTCAATTCTCAGAGCTCGTGCAGTATGTACCGCGACGTGCTTTTGGCCGGATGCCGCTGTGTTGAGGTCGATTGCTGGGATGGCCCTAGGGGCAAGCCTGTTGTGTATCATGGCCATACGATGACCACCAAAATCGCCTTCCGCGACGTAGTCCGCATGATCAACGACTATGCATTTCAAAACTCTGAAAATGATTCCGAGGCCACCTGGAACCCTCGCGAATTCCCTGTAATTTTGTCCCTCGAAGTACACACAAGCCCAGAGCAGACAAGCCAGATGGCATGCATCATGCGGCGCGTGTTCAAGgagcgcctctttctttcccgcCTCGATGTGTCCTTGTACACACCGGCGAAGCTGAAAGGAAAGATCCTCATAAAATGGAGGATGAACGCCGCCGGTGTGGAAGACGTCAAGGACACGACAGGTAGCGGGATTGAAGCAGACTGCCGGACACCTCTTCTCACCACACTGGACCTCTCCGCATGCGCTTCGATTGGAACCGTCAAATCAACCTCATGGGGTGCCAAGGAGCAGCCCTTCAACGTTCAAAGCTACGTGGAAGGGGAGGTGGCTCGACTAGAGGCGTGCGCCCCGGTCGACTTTGTGCGCCAGAACACCCGCATGCTTTCCCGCACCTACCCTGCGGGTACTCGCATTGATTCTTCGAACTACGATCCAATGCCCGTGTGGCGTCTCGGCTGTCAACTTGTAGCACTCAATTGGCAGACGCGAGATCAGAACTTTCGTGTCAACGAGGGCTTTTTTGCGCATCAGAATGGTGGATGCGGTTACGTCCTCAAGCCCATGTACCTGCATGATGTTAACTCGGGGTGCAGCGCCGTTCCTTTCACCCTTGCGTTGCGACTCATTTGCGGATCGCATCTTGGAACCACGCTCGACGGTGTCGAGGCCACCCACCTGTCGCTGCGGGTGTGGGCTCACGGCGACACATCGCCTCACGAAACCACTTACGTGCCAACTGCAATCTACCCCGAGTGGAATGAAGAAATCGAAGTGCACGGAAGGTGCAAGGACACCGCTGTGCTGTGTCTTTCTGTTGTGGCTCGCaccagccgcggcggcaagCAGGATGTCTGCACAGCATGCCTGCCCGTGCGTGTTTTGCGGACTGGATATCATGCGATGCCACTCCGGCACGCAAAAAGCGGACGCCCGGCCGAGATCGCATCCATATTGTGTCACCTATCCTTCAAGACCCTGGCGGGGTCCTCGTGA
- a CDS encoding 2-oxoisovalerate dehydrogenase beta subunit, mitochondrial precursor, putative (TriTrypDB/GeneDB-style sysID: LpmP.34.0030), translating to MRRLFAVYTTAAVAARSAVAKRHGSVQPGEFEFVPVCGEEEAKRNGVRMNLFQAINSGLDHALSRERTVLLGEDVAFGGVFRCTLDLRKKYGPQKVFDSPLTEQGIIGFAVGMAAVGWHPIAEVQFADYIFPAFDQIVNEAAKYRFRTGGSFHCGMLIRTPCSAVGHGGIYHSQSVEGYFNHCPGLKIVMPSSPSEAKGLLLKCVEENDPCIFFEPKILYRSAVEEVNPDYYTLPLGKGRVLVEGRDVTMVTYGSQVYVAAKAAEMARKEGISVELIDLRSLLPWDRQLVADSVKKTGKVIVTHEAPKTSGYGAELVSSIIEDCFLSLEAPPTRVCGLDTPFPLHERLYLPNELKLLDAIKSVVHF from the coding sequence ATGCGtcgcctcttcgctgtcTATACCACTGCGGCTGTCGCAGCGAGATCTGCGGTGGCCAAGCGACATGGCAGCGTCCAACCGGGCGAGTTCGAATTCGTGCCCGTTTgtggtgaggaagaggcgaagcgcaACGGCGTCAGGATGAACCTGTTCCAGGCAATTAACTCGGGTCTCGATCACGCACTCTCCAGGGAGAGGACGGTACTTCTCGGTGAAGACGTCGCGTTTGGCGGCGTTTTCCGTTGCACGCTTGATCTGCGGAAGAAGTATGGCCCCCAGAAGGTGTTCGATTCGCCTCTCACGGAGCAGGGGATTATCGGCTTTGCGGTCGGCATGGCTGCCGTCGGCTGGCACCCCATCGCCGAGGTACAATTCGCGGATTACATCTTCCCAGCCTTTGACCAGATTGTGAACGAGGCTGCCAAGTACCGTTTTCGCACAGGCGGCAGTTTTCACTGCGGCATGCTGATTCGCACCCCGTGCTCTGCGGTGGGCCATGGTGGCATTTACCATTCACAGAGCGTTGAGGGCTACTTTAATCACTGCCCTGGATTGAAGATCGTCATGCCGTCATCCCCGTCGGAGGCAAAGGGCCTGCTGCTCAAGTGTGTTGAGGAGAACGACCCCTGCATCTTCTTTGAGCCCAAGATTCTCTACCGCAGCGCGGTCGAGGAGGTGAACCCGGACTACTACACTCTGCCGCTGGGCAAGGGCCGAGTTCTCGTGGAGGGGCGTGACGTAACAATGGTCACCTACGGTTCTCAAGTGTACGTGGCGGCCAAGGCGGCAGAGATGGCGCGCAAGGAAGGCATATCCGTGGAGCTCATTGACCTTCGCAGCTTGCTACCGTGGGACCGCCAGCTGGTGGCGGACTCGGTGAAGAAGACGGGTAAGGTGATTGTCACGCATGAGGCACCAAAGACGAGTGGGTACGGTGCGGAGCTGGTGTCTAGCATAATAGAGGATTGCTTTCTTTCACTCGAGGCCCCGCcgacgcgcgtgtgcggcttGGACACACCATTCCCTTTGCACGAGCGCCTCTACCTGCCGAACGAGCTGAAGCTACTGGACGCTATCAAGTCGGTGGTGCACTTTTGA
- a CDS encoding hypothetical protein (TriTrypDB/GeneDB-style sysID: LpmP.34.0040) produces the protein MHAKEVWSALLRAAECATRKVSGEADTAIETAVVNELLRYPHLSSEEATFVRNCAFSLVRFSTLCEGAFQGYRDCYKRNGAYRSSMYLVAYLLIFQYRSLGGATVREMFEGSMPTTRLCEFVEFLLLSESVSRYAVPLWRAVYDDSFIQRHVLALLSSVATDVTHDVLEWFRGQPSQPAVAEECPAAEMAGALATTRLALPPSLSAASPLPVLRSLADARLPPHEVREMAFTVPEPRLPRIKSSPSPPHIVLKRAPTTPVGFSFHHREGTVSAAYSEKAAECSTSANRNTAQKGAHLTPAQLRTMLSTSKSVPTTAAALRRERCARERLRDNAEKALRELEVAVHDATEFDLWRQAQLEEMERQREMEVVQRHLDSVDAEDRVRAQRERTTQARRQEIQRVKAQYQAEVAANRQEQEHVLRQHEQHVQKLRRKLSRDCAAAVEKVAAKKSAMAAQVKEESEQLRTAAQGVEEQRQAHQVLVIQEVHQLRERLREKQAAMGAERRRAWAEGGADTVLGRTPPAELRGALECLRAEVAAEEDTRRQRVTEVRSRTQEERARLERECLREREKQRQICQAKQTQRMTHKAAMEAERIEKEAARMAQLHEKLEMRRQAKCDAHRAAHEAERQRSNEVLLRTQDGASMERKRWLQYDAGLVRRAECAQLRVLKEAQQCA, from the coding sequence ATGCACGCCAAAGAGGTCTGGAGCGCGCTGCTCCGTGCCGCAGAGTGCGCTACGAGGAAAGTTAGTGGCGAAGCAGATACTGCTATAGAGACCGCCGTTGTGAATGAACTGTTACGCTACCCGCACCTGAGCAGCGAAGAAGCCACGTTTGTCCGCAACTGCGCCTTCAGCCTTGTGAGGTTTTCGACTCTATGCGAAGGCGCCTTCCAGGGCTATCGAGACTGCTACAAGCGCAACGGCGCCTACAGGTCATCCATGTATCTCGTTGCGTATCTCCTAATTTTCCAGTACCGCTCGCTTGGCGGCGCGACTGTTCGTGAGATGTTCGAGGGTAGCATGCCGACGACTCGCCTGTGCGAGTTTGTGGAGTTTCTCTTACTCAGCGAGTCTGTGTCGCGCTATGCAGTTCCACTGTGGCGCGCCGTCTACGATGACTCTTTCATTCAACGCCATGTTCtagccctcctctcctctgtcgccACGGACGTGACACATGACGTCTTGGAGTGGTTTCGCGGACAGCCATCCCAACCGGCGGTAGCAGAGGAGTGCCCTGCGGCGGAGATGGCTGGTGCTCTAGCCACCACCCGCCtcgcccttcctccctctttgtcTGCGGCTTCTCCGCTACCGGTGCTGCGGTCGCTGGCTGACGCGCGTTTGCCCCCGCACGAGGTGCGTGAAATGGCTTTTACAGTACCTGAGCCGCGTCTGCCGCGCATTAAGTCCAGCCCTTCCCCTCCGCACATCGTGCTTAAGAGGGCTCCAACAACCCCTGTTGGCTTCTCCTTTCATCATCGCGAAGGCACCGTTTCTGCTGCCTACTCTGAAAAAGCGGCGGAGTGTTCCACCAGCGCTAATCGAAACACGGCACAGAAGGGAGCGCATCTGAcacctgcgcagctgcgcaccatGCTGTCCACATCGAAGTCAGTgcccaccaccgcggcggcactccggcgagagaggtgcgcgcGAGAGCGTCTGCGGGACAACGCAGAGAAGGCTCTGCGGgagctggaggtggcggtgcacgATGCGACGGAGTTCGACCTGTGGCGGCAGGCTCAACTGGAAGAgatggagcggcagcgcgagatGGAGGTAGTGCAGCGTCACCTCGACAGTGTTGATGCCGAGGACCGAGTACGGGCTCAACGTGAGCGGACGACGCAGGCCCGCCGTCAAGAAATTCAGAGGGTGAAAGCACAGTACCAGGCCGAAGTGGCGGCTAATAGACAGGAGCAGGAACACGTGCTGCgtcagcacgagcagcatGTCCAGAAGCTGCGCAGGAAGCTTTCGCGtgactgcgctgctgcagtcgagaaggtggcggcgaAAAAAAGCGCTATGGCGGCtcaggtgaaggaggagtcGGAGCAGCtacgcactgctgcacagggagtggaggagcagcgacagGCGCATCAGGTCTTGGTGATTCAGGAGGTACATCAGCTGCGCGAACGTCTGCGGGAGAAGCAAGCAGCGATGGGAGCTGAGAGGCGCCGAGCGTGGgcggaaggaggagcagacACCGTCTTGGGGCGCACGCCGCCAGCCGAACTTCGTGGCGCACTGGAGTGCCTCCGCGCCGAGGTGGCAGCCGAGGAGGATACACGGCGGCAACGAGTTACTGAGGTACGCAGTCGTACGCAGGAGGAGCGTGCGCGACTGGAGCGTGAGTGTCTTCGTGAAcgtgagaagcagcggcaaatATGTCAGGCAAAGCAGACGCAGCGCATGACCCACAAGGCAGCaatggaggcggagcggaTCGAAAAGGAGGCGGCACGAATGGCACAGCTTCATGAAAAACTGGAGATGAGACGACAAGCCAAGTGTGATGCTCACCGAGCCGCGCACGAAGCtgagcgacagcgcagcaacGAAGTCTTGCTGCGAACCCAAGACGGCGCCTCAATGGAACGCAAGCGGTGGTTGCAGTACGATGCAGGGCTGGTGCGACGCGCAGAATGTGCACAGCTGAGGGTTCTCAAGGAGGCTCAGCAGTGCGCGTAG
- a CDS encoding prohibitin, putative (TriTrypDB/GeneDB-style sysID: LpmP.34.0050) translates to MAAEARKKMNAYGGFGNIVGMSALVGVGCVSIYALYKSVFFVPGGFRAVKFNSITGLYNRTYGEGANFAIPFLETPVVFDIRNKPIEVPTASGSRDLQTVNMAVRVLYQPNVENLHHIYRHIGINYAETVLPSLINEIIRAVIAQFNASDLLIKRPEVSHRIGVMLAERAKRFNIDITDVSITQMSFGKEYTNAVEAKQVAQQMAERAKFRVEQAEQEKQAAILLAQGEAEAATLVGNAVKRNPAFLELRGLEAARTIAKTLRDHGNGRYYLDSDSLYVNVKDLKIDHSGTK, encoded by the coding sequence ATGGCGGCTGAGGCGCGGAAGAAGATGAATGCGTACGGTGGCTTTGGCAATATCGTTGGTATGTCGGCCCTGGTTGGTGTCGGCTGTGTCTCCATCTATGCCCTCTATAAGTCTGTCTTCTTTGTGCCCGGCGGCTTCCGCGCCGTTAAATTCAACAGCATCACCGGCCTTTACAACCGCACCTACGGCGAAGGTGCCAACTTCGCGATTCCGTTTTTAGAAACGCCTGTCGTCTTTGATATCCGCAACAAGCCTATTGAAGTGCCTACGgcgagcggcagccgtgATTTGCAGACGGTGAACATggcggtgcgtgtgctttACCAACCCAACGTCGAGAATCTGCACCATATTTACCGCCATATCGGCATCAACTACGCTGAGACAGTTTTGCCCTCGCTCATTAATGAGATCATTCGTGCTGTTATTGCGCAATTTAACGCCTCTGACCTTCTCATCAAGCGTCCTGAAGTGAGTCACCGCATCGGTGTCATGTTAGCTGAGAGGGCCAAGCGCTTCAACATTGACATCACTGACGTCTCGATCACTCAGATGAGCTTTGGGAAGGAGTACACTAACGCTGTGGAGGCAAAacaggtggcgcagcagatgGCTGAGCGGGCCAAGTTCCGAGTGGAGCAAGCAGAACAGGAGAAGCAGGCGGCCATTCTGCTGGCACAGGGTGAGGCTGAGGCCGCTACACTCGTTGGTAACGCAGTAAAGCGCAACCCCGCCTTCCTGGAGCTACGTGGGCTGGAGGCGGCTCGCACGATTGCCAAAACGCTGCGTGATCACGGCAACGGTCGCTACTATCTCGATAGTGACTCTCTTTATGTCAACGTCAAGGACCTGAAAATAGATCATTCCGGGACGAAGTAA
- the HKT1 gene encoding Trk system potassium uptake protein, putative (TriTrypDB/GeneDB-style sysID: LpmP.34.0060) has translation MMPSSFRVRAALSRQALSFEGSGQPALSPRPTDPRHDHSRTSQLLFEAPVLLPLTEDQRKLIEQLNFFKKWYLFCHFVYICALVMIGFLGLLVMVPHIAAIDAFFIAVSSVCNCGLQSVNVGQWSTGATLFRHLLLLPGGVVITSSFQPLLRLFMLYRVRHVFYPKEKDTPQEALLRAKKRAEARRLYYAALVSVVTPFVYFIVVNVTLMTLLWYLNISHLSAFDVFCMTLASFHSSIFLPMEAYAGDAAVTGLVTATCALGFTAFPVLLRPFMLCEWCLVRAIRRLAGPSCGCVAFCRSPPDVIGEDQERNTAETDDISAALLHAPPRHPSSLLGCVDEADAAFQEIMTSKEPGTFHPFLFRPSETFFLGCAWCALTLIQAVPFWYEQWDGVLHGYTWPYKLYLSLCQAAAVRFAAASFVPLLEYSNAHVAVTILAMYLPALPISTDRTHRKWKQMFRTSVVRLLTSRLFWLFTGLVLVLFAEEARMRAQLLNTRFDIMTRTFFEVISAYAGCGLSLSLPGSSVSFVGFTSTFGKLIIAAVILGGRHRFVDLGIDLGFGSLQSALNPTSPSNEQASSAPT, from the coding sequence ATGATGCCGTCCAGTTttcgtgtgcgtgccgcGCTGTCCCGTCAGGCGCTCTCCTTTGAGGGAAGTGGGCAGCCTGCTCTATCTCCACGCCCCACTGATCCTCGACACGACCACTCCCGCACCTCTCAACTCTTGTTTGAGGCGCCTGTGCTTCTGCCCCTCACTGAAGACCAGCGGAAGCTCATTGAGCAGCTCAACTTCTTTAAGAAATGGTACCTTTTCTGCCATTTTGTCTACATCTGCGCTTTGGTTATGATTGGGTTTCTTGGCCTGCTTGTTATGGTTCCGCACATCGCCGCCATTGACGCCTTCTTCATCGCCGTATCCTCGGTATGCAACTGTGGTCTGCAATCAGTGAACGTTGGCCAGTGGTCTACCGGTGCGACACTTTTCCGGCATCTGCTGTTGCTCCCGGGCGGCGTTGTGATTACCAGCAGCTTTCAGCctcttctgcgcctctttATGTTGTACCGAGTGCGGCATGTCTTTTATCCCAAAGAGAAGGACACGCCACAAGAGGCACTACTACGGGCGAAGAAGCGAGCTGAGGCGCGCCGCTTGTACTACGCTGCTCTCGTGAGCGTCGTCACGCCCTTTGTGTACTTCATCGTTGTCAACGTTACCCTcatgacgctgctgtggtaTCTCAACATCTCACACCTTTCTGCCTTCGACGTGTTTTGCATGACACTTGCTTCGTTCCATAGCTCCATCTTTTTGCCCATGGAAGCGTACGCGGGTGACGCTGCGGTGACGGGCCTTGTGACAGCAACGTGCGCACTGGGGTTTACCGCCTTCCCTGTCCTGCTCCGACCTTTTATGCTGTGCGAATGGTGCTTGGTGCGAGCCATACGTCGACTTGCCGGCCCTTCATGCGGTTGTGTTGCGTTCTGTCGCTCGCCGCCAGATGTCATTGGCGAGGATCAAGAGAGGAACACTGCCGAAACTGACGACATCTCGGCTGCCTTGCTTCACGCCCCTCCACGCcacccttcctctctcttgggCTGCGTAGATGAGGCGGACGCTGCATTTCAGGAAATAATGACGTCCAAAGAGCCAGGCACCTTccacccttttctctttcgtccCAGCGAGACATTTTTTTTGGGCTGTGCGTGGTGTGCCCTGACCCTGATACAAGCGGTCCCGTTCTGGTATGAGCAGTGGGACGGGGTGCTGCACGGCTACACGTGGCCATACAAGCtatacctctctctctgccaggccgccgctgttcgcttcgccgctgcttcctTTGTGCCGCTCCTCGAGTACAGCAACGCTCATGTAGCGGTCACCATCCTCGCCATGTACCTCCCAGCTCTCCCGATATCGACTGATCGCACACACCGCAAGTGGAAGCAGATGTTCCGCACCTCGGTCGTCCGTCTGCTCACGTCGCGTCTCTTTTGGTTGTTCACTGGactggtgctggtgctcttTGCAGAAGAAGCCAGGATGcgggcgcagctgctcaacaCCCGTTTTGACATAATGACGCGCACCTTCTTTGAAGTAATCAGTGCCTACGCTGGGTGTGGGCtatcgctgtcgctgcccgGCTCGAGTGTATCATTTGTTGGCTTCACTAGCACCTTTGGGAAGCTCATTATTGCCGCGGTCATCCTTGGCGGTCGGCACCGCTTCGTTGATCTCGGCATTGACTTGGGGTTCGGCTCGTTACAATCTGCTCTCAATCCGACCTCTCCTTCAAACGAACAGGCTTCTTCCGCACCAACATAA
- a CDS encoding hypothetical protein (TriTrypDB/GeneDB-style sysID: LpmP.34.0070) translates to MSLAGESARRRVRRLATMGEYELADTLAQSDCAQCEMALSAAAMRLEREGAQQWNALQRAKAQCLLQQQRAALQEERAHFERLICAQSERCRSREEELDRFAAAETAKLNTKPVTVPREVLLLQQQETQLRWEGSFAAAAQCRREANRLERELFGAYLSSQGSLLDHRITRRAAALLTRENIAVEKDNASVFALRAKHEWDHRRTAAQLRHVEDGMLAVQRRAHRRLQETHACDGVLSATHAKTQCGTVLEKRVYGDAYRLPSLCELYGPLMEDRPSTSPAL, encoded by the coding sequence ATGTCGCTTGCGGGGGAAAGTGCTCGCCGCCGTGTGCGGAGGCTGGCTACCATGGGTGAGTATGAGCTCGCTGACACGCTTGCGCAAAGTGATTGCGCTCAATGCGAAATGGCGCTCTCTGCGGCGGCCATGCGGttggaaagagagggtgcCCAGCAGTGGAATGCGCTGCAAAGAGCCAAGGCCCAGTGCCttttgcagcagcagcgcgccgctttgcaggaggagcgcgcaCACTTTGAGCGTCTTATCTGCGCACAATCTGAACGATGTCGatcgagggaagaggagctggACCGGTTTGCCGCCGCTGAGACTGCGAAGCTGAACACCAAGCCGGTAACCGTTCCTCGCGAGGTGCTGttactgcagcagcaggagacaCAGCTGAGATGGGAAGGTagctttgctgctgctgcccagtGCCGACGCGAAGCGAATCGCCTGGAAAGAGAGTTGTTTGGCGCTTATTTGTCGAGTCAAGGCAGCCTCCTCGACCACCGTATCACTCGTCGGGCAGCTGCCTTGCTCACGCGGGAAAATATAGCGGTAGAGAAGGATAATGCCAGCGTCTTTGCGCTGCGAGCGAAGCATGAATGGGACCATCGACGTACCGCGGCGCAACTGAGACACGTCGAAGATGGAATGCTCGCCGTGCAGAGACGCGCCCATCGCCGCCTGCAGGAGACGCATGCGTGCGACGGCGTGCTAAGCGCTACACACGCCAAGACTCAATGCGGCACCGTACTGGAAAAGCGTGTGTATGGCGATGCCTACCGTCTACCGTCGCTGTGCGAGCTGTACGGTCCTCTAATGGAAGACCGTCCCTCTACCTCGCCAGCCCTGTAA